From Paraburkholderia acidisoli, one genomic window encodes:
- a CDS encoding DUF4400 domain-containing protein, with the protein MLPLLACVILPAVPDRALFEISDAESQSVAHALGDDRAAAAVDATNASFRRMFVNTGAVQATLDAGGDDELDADGMHSFARTWARQFWMLVYRVIYRAVVMHTWLVGILLLCIAATVDGAVRRKIRAAAAGFASPLKFHLAVHALLVTAGIAFVVLLLPVPLVAQSWTALAVLLPLLLWVANSST; encoded by the coding sequence GTGCTTCCGCTGCTCGCGTGCGTGATTCTCCCGGCCGTGCCCGATCGCGCGCTCTTTGAGATCAGCGACGCGGAATCGCAGTCGGTGGCACACGCACTTGGCGACGATCGCGCAGCGGCGGCAGTTGACGCAACGAACGCGTCGTTCCGGCGCATGTTTGTCAACACGGGGGCGGTGCAGGCGACGCTTGACGCAGGCGGTGACGACGAGCTCGACGCCGACGGCATGCACAGTTTCGCGCGGACGTGGGCCCGGCAGTTCTGGATGCTCGTCTACCGAGTGATTTATCGGGCGGTCGTGATGCATACGTGGCTGGTGGGAATCCTGCTGCTTTGCATCGCTGCAACCGTCGACGGCGCTGTACGACGCAAGATCCGGGCGGCGGCGGCTGGCTTCGCCAGTCCCTTGAAATTTCATCTGGCTGTCCATGCGCTGCTGGTGACAGCAGGCATCGCCTTCGTTGTGCTTCTTCTACCCGTGCCGCTTGTTGCGCAAAGCTGGACCGCGCTCGCGGTGTTGCTGCCGCTGCTGCTGTGGGTCGCCAACTCGTCGACGTGA